The Parafrankia irregularis genome window below encodes:
- a CDS encoding glycoside hydrolase family 26 protein, whose protein sequence is MRRHEAASKAGGTTVAEAGPKAEAAGVGTDTATAVTAAPTMSRTISDTVPLPAVDGMPEGTTASTGGDTPEETAESTPGGAVGTTPGGADSGADSGADSGADSGGDSESPAKPGGADSGADSGGDSESPAKPGGGRRRGSHRSAPANGRARRRRRRTVIGVVAAGLVLMLGALGLVALTTGSGDQRRTSGTAAPSPRPAIGTADAPPAPEPTEPEPTADGPAAPGVRWPSGTNANPPLDIWAWDRWTGRASDIAVVFTVRNNWQHIVFSDWPLSNYPKSVFPGQVSIAQPLFPESGNERSCANGQYDQYWAAFGQTLIRNGRPDAIVRLGWEYNGNWFWWHPRNTETWKTCFQRAVTAIRSMAPGVLIDFNVSAHRDRMTNGDDVWAAYPGDDYVDIVSSDVYDSYPPSTTTELFDEQCNVPSGTCTVINFARAHGKKFAVPEWGLARADRHGGGDNSLFIEKMHDLFDQNRDILAYEAYFNTAESNNVRSSLLNPQLHPNSAQKYLELFGAPASGGGV, encoded by the coding sequence TCACGGCGGCCCCGACGATGAGCCGCACGATCAGTGACACAGTTCCGCTCCCCGCGGTCGACGGCATGCCCGAAGGCACGACCGCGAGCACCGGCGGAGACACACCCGAAGAGACAGCGGAAAGCACACCCGGCGGCGCAGTCGGCACCACGCCCGGCGGCGCGGACAGCGGCGCGGACAGCGGCGCAGACAGCGGCGCGGACAGCGGCGGGGACAGCGAGTCGCCCGCGAAGCCCGGTGGCGCAGACAGCGGCGCGGACAGCGGCGGGGACAGCGAGTCGCCCGCGAAGCCCGGTGGAGGCCGGCGGCGCGGGAGTCATCGCAGCGCGCCGGCGAACGGGCGCGCACGCCGGCGCCGGCGCCGGACCGTGATCGGCGTGGTGGCCGCCGGCCTGGTCCTGATGCTGGGGGCACTCGGTCTGGTGGCGCTCACCACCGGCTCCGGCGATCAGCGGCGGACCTCCGGCACCGCCGCGCCCAGCCCGCGCCCGGCCATCGGCACGGCCGACGCCCCACCGGCCCCGGAACCCACCGAGCCGGAGCCGACCGCGGACGGACCGGCCGCCCCCGGTGTCCGTTGGCCGTCCGGCACGAACGCGAACCCGCCGCTCGACATCTGGGCCTGGGACCGCTGGACCGGGCGGGCGTCCGACATCGCCGTGGTCTTCACCGTCCGGAACAACTGGCAGCACATCGTGTTCTCGGACTGGCCGCTCTCGAACTACCCGAAGAGCGTCTTCCCGGGGCAGGTCTCCATCGCGCAGCCGCTCTTCCCCGAATCCGGGAACGAACGCAGCTGTGCGAACGGCCAGTACGACCAGTACTGGGCGGCCTTCGGGCAGACCCTGATCCGTAACGGGCGGCCGGACGCGATCGTGCGGCTCGGCTGGGAGTACAACGGGAACTGGTTCTGGTGGCACCCGCGCAACACCGAGACCTGGAAGACCTGCTTCCAGCGTGCGGTGACGGCGATCCGGTCCATGGCCCCGGGTGTGCTGATCGACTTCAACGTGAGCGCGCACCGAGACCGGATGACCAACGGTGACGACGTCTGGGCCGCCTATCCGGGCGATGACTACGTGGACATCGTCAGCAGCGACGTCTACGACTCGTACCCGCCGTCGACCACCACGGAGCTTTTCGACGAGCAGTGCAACGTCCCGTCCGGAACGTGCACCGTGATCAACTTCGCGCGGGCGCACGGGAAGAAGTTCGCGGTGCCCGAATGGGGGCTGGCCCGCGCGGACCGCCACGGCGGCGGCGACAACTCGCTGTTCATCGAGAAGATGCACGACCTGTTCGACCAGAACCGGGACATTCTCGCCTACGAGGCCTACTTCAACACCGCCGAGTCGAACAACGTCCGCTCGTCGCTGCTCAACCCGCAGCTCCACCCGAACTCGGCGCAGAAA